The bacterium sequence CCTGGTCGGCAATCTCTGCGGCCTGTTTTTTAACAAGCGGATGGGCCGATTTCTCCGCCAACCGAGAGTAAAAAGCGGCGCCGTTGCGTTCCTCCTGCACATTCATCTCTAGAATTTCGCTCGCCATAAATAGATTGGCCATTTTGTCCCTCCGTCAAAACATGTCATCGATTTCTAACCGGCGTTCTCCGTGCGCGCCGGGCGCTGTTCCGTTCACCCCTTCAGCCCCATTTTATACAACTCGCCGATTACTTGATAGGCGCTCAGGGCGGAGGATAAAACCGGAATCTCCTTCTCCACCGCTTTGGCCAGCGCATCATCTCTGAGCTGGAGCCGGTCGGGGAGGATCACGCCGGCCAATCCTTTAAAAAAAGCAATGGCGATCACATTCACCGTGGTCTGATGGGTCACCCACAGCCAGCCCTGACCGGCTTTCGCCATCACATCGCTGAGAATATCCGACACCAGCACCCCCTGCACGTGCGTTTGCAGCCGGGACTGCCCACTCAACACCTGGGTTTGCAGCAGCTGTTCGAGATCGCAAATCATCATCTCTCGACCCAACAAGATATTGATGTCAACAGTTCTTGTCAACTGTTTTCTGCTTTGACCTGTGCCGCTGTTCAGACAGCCGGCGAAGCC is a genomic window containing:
- a CDS encoding serine kinase; amino-acid sequence: MTRTVDINILLGREMMICDLEQLLQTQVLSGQSRLQTHVQGVLVSDILSDVMAKAGQGWLWVTHQTTVNVIAIAFFKGLAGVILPDRLQLRDDALAKAVEKEIPVLSSALSAYQVIGELYKMGLKG